From the Lysobacter sp. FW306-1B-D06B genome, one window contains:
- a CDS encoding alpha/beta hydrolase gives MRKQLLGWAALPILGYAGVCAWLFSKQRELIYLPEGTRTDVPQTDFALARDDVQLHGWVLHPHAGRPVIYFGGNAESIHHRRDMLDRLLPERSVYLVSYRGYGASGGQPTEAALFADALAVFDEVSSRHPNQPISVIGSSLGSGVASYVASQRPVSHLVLVAPFDSLAAVAQVHYPVLPVRWIVRDRFDSVGRLRGYQGEVMVVRAALDTVVPPANTNRLIAALGKPPKVVELPGAGHNTISGDPVFEQALADFLR, from the coding sequence ATGCGTAAACAGCTATTGGGCTGGGCTGCGTTGCCGATCCTCGGTTACGCAGGGGTGTGCGCGTGGTTGTTCTCCAAGCAGCGCGAGCTGATCTACCTGCCCGAGGGCACGCGGACCGACGTGCCGCAGACGGACTTCGCGCTGGCGCGCGACGACGTGCAACTGCACGGCTGGGTGCTGCACCCGCATGCAGGGCGGCCGGTCATCTACTTCGGCGGCAACGCCGAAAGCATCCACCACCGGCGCGACATGCTCGACCGCCTGCTGCCCGAGCGCAGCGTCTACCTGGTGTCGTACCGCGGCTACGGCGCCAGCGGAGGGCAGCCGACGGAAGCGGCGCTGTTCGCCGATGCGCTGGCCGTCTTCGACGAAGTGAGCTCGCGCCATCCGAACCAGCCGATCTCGGTGATCGGCTCCAGCCTCGGCAGCGGCGTGGCGAGCTACGTCGCCAGCCAGCGGCCGGTGTCGCATCTGGTGCTGGTGGCGCCGTTCGACAGCCTGGCGGCGGTGGCGCAGGTGCACTACCCCGTCCTGCCCGTGCGCTGGATCGTGCGCGATCGCTTCGATTCCGTCGGTCGCCTGCGCGGTTATCAGGGCGAGGTGATGGTCGTGCGCGCCGCGCTCGATACGGTCGTGCCGCCGGCCAACACGAACCGCCTGATCGCCGCGCTGGGCAAGCCACCGAAAGTGGTGGAATTGCCCGGCGCCGGGCACAACACGATCAGCGGTGATCCGGTATTCGAGCAGGCGCTGGCGGATTTCCTGCGCTGA
- a CDS encoding DUF1244 domain-containing protein — MTDTDFETTQIEAAAFRRLLQHLMHERPDVQNIDLMINAGFCRNCLADWYREAAEQRGITMTKDEAREAIYGMPFAHWKAQHQREATPEQLAAFEAAQRKHAG; from the coding sequence ATGACCGACACCGATTTCGAAACCACCCAGATCGAAGCCGCCGCATTCCGGCGCCTGCTCCAGCACCTCATGCACGAGCGGCCCGACGTGCAGAACATCGACCTGATGATCAACGCCGGCTTCTGCCGCAACTGCCTGGCCGACTGGTACCGCGAGGCCGCCGAGCAGCGCGGCATCACGATGACCAAGGACGAAGCCCGCGAGGCGATCTACGGCATGCCCTTCGCCCATTGGAAGGCGCAGCATCAGCGCGAGGCCACGCCGGAACAACTCGCCGCATTCGAGGCGGCGCAACGCAAACACGCGGGGTAG
- the folD gene encoding bifunctional methylenetetrahydrofolate dehydrogenase/methenyltetrahydrofolate cyclohydrolase FolD, with product MTAPMTPPARILDGKRIAEDLLDNLKSRVDARVAAGKSRPGLAVVLVGNDPASSVYVKNKRRAAQKVGIRAIDYDLPADTGNAELLTLIDALNADPDVHGILVQLPLPDRRDATELIHRIDPRKDVDGFHPENVGHLALRQFGLRPCTPRGITTLLAYTDRPVRGQSATIVGVSNHVGRPMALELLIAGCTVTSCHKFTPPQVLETSIRNADILVVAAGRPGLIPGEWVKPGAVVIDVGINRLDDGRLVGDVGFEAAAQRASWITPVPGGVGPMTVATLMQNTLEAAEAADTGRGWTQAR from the coding sequence ATGACTGCACCCATGACCCCTCCGGCTCGCATCCTCGACGGCAAGCGCATTGCCGAGGACCTGCTCGACAACCTCAAGAGCCGGGTCGATGCGCGCGTGGCGGCGGGCAAATCGCGCCCGGGCCTGGCGGTGGTGCTGGTCGGCAATGACCCGGCCTCCAGCGTCTATGTGAAGAACAAACGGCGTGCGGCGCAGAAAGTGGGCATCCGGGCGATCGACTACGACCTGCCGGCCGACACCGGCAACGCCGAGCTGCTGACGCTGATCGACGCACTCAACGCCGACCCGGACGTGCACGGCATCCTGGTGCAGCTGCCGCTGCCCGACCGCCGCGACGCCACCGAGCTGATCCACCGCATCGACCCACGCAAGGACGTGGACGGCTTCCACCCGGAGAACGTCGGCCACCTGGCCCTGCGCCAGTTCGGCCTGCGCCCGTGCACGCCGCGCGGCATCACCACGCTGCTGGCCTATACCGACCGCCCGGTGCGCGGGCAAAGCGCGACGATCGTCGGCGTCTCCAACCACGTCGGCCGCCCCATGGCGCTGGAGTTGCTGATCGCCGGCTGCACCGTCACCAGCTGCCACAAGTTCACTCCGCCGCAGGTGCTGGAAACCTCGATCCGCAATGCCGACATCCTGGTCGTCGCGGCGGGCCGGCCGGGCCTGATCCCGGGTGAATGGGTGAAACCGGGCGCTGTCGTCATCGACGTGGGCATCAACCGCCTGGATGACGGCCGCCTCGTGGGCGACGTGGGCTTCGAGGCCGCCGCACAGCGGGCCAGTTGGATCACCCCGGTCCCCGGCGGCGTCGGCCCGATGACGGTCGCCACGCTGATGCAGAACACGCTGGAAGCCGCCGAGGCGGCGGATACGGGGCGCGGCTGGACCCAGGCGCGCTGA
- the guaB gene encoding IMP dehydrogenase, giving the protein MLRIQAEALTYDDVSLVPAHSTVLPKDVSLSTRLTRDLTIRLPILSAAMDTVSEARLAIAMAQLGGISILHKNMSVQAQAAQVASVKKFEAGVIKEPFTVGPDTTIAEVLKLTRARNISGVPVVDGGQLVGIVTSRDMRFETKLDDPVRHIMTKKDRLVTVREGAADEEVLSLLHKHRIEKVLVVNDGFELRGLITVKDIQKKSDNPNAAYDSSERLLVGAAVGVGGDTEARIEALAAAGVDVVVVDTAHGHSQGVLERVLWVKKNFPQLQVIGGNIVTGDAALALMDHGADAVKVGVGPGSICTTRVVAGVGVPQITAVAMVAEALQDRIPLIADGGIRYSGDIGKALVAGASTVMVGGLFAGTEEAPGEVELFQGRSYKSYRGMGSLGAMEQGSKDRYFQDASDADKLVPEGIEGRVPYRGPLRGVVHQLAGGLRATMGYVGCATIEDMRKKPSFVRITNAGARESHVHDVQITKEPPNYRAG; this is encoded by the coding sequence ATGCTGCGCATCCAGGCTGAAGCACTGACTTACGACGACGTTTCGCTCGTCCCGGCCCACTCGACGGTCCTGCCCAAGGACGTCTCGCTCTCGACCCGCCTCACCCGCGACCTGACCATCCGCCTGCCGATCCTGTCGGCGGCCATGGACACCGTCAGCGAAGCCCGCCTGGCGATCGCCATGGCGCAGTTGGGCGGCATCAGCATCCTGCACAAGAACATGAGCGTGCAGGCCCAGGCTGCGCAGGTCGCCTCGGTCAAGAAGTTCGAAGCGGGCGTGATCAAGGAGCCGTTCACGGTCGGCCCCGACACCACCATCGCCGAAGTGCTCAAGCTCACCCGCGCACGCAACATCTCCGGCGTGCCTGTGGTGGATGGCGGCCAGCTGGTCGGCATCGTCACCAGCCGCGACATGCGCTTCGAGACGAAGCTGGACGATCCGGTTCGCCACATCATGACCAAGAAGGACCGCCTGGTGACGGTGCGCGAAGGCGCCGCCGACGAGGAGGTCCTGAGCCTGCTGCACAAGCACCGCATCGAGAAGGTGCTGGTGGTCAACGACGGCTTCGAGCTGCGCGGCCTGATCACCGTGAAGGACATCCAGAAGAAGTCCGACAACCCCAACGCCGCCTACGACAGCAGCGAACGCCTGCTGGTCGGCGCGGCCGTCGGCGTGGGCGGCGACACCGAGGCGCGCATTGAAGCGCTGGCTGCGGCCGGCGTGGACGTGGTGGTGGTCGACACCGCGCACGGCCACTCGCAGGGCGTGCTCGAACGCGTGCTGTGGGTGAAGAAGAACTTCCCGCAGTTGCAGGTCATCGGCGGCAACATCGTCACCGGCGATGCCGCACTGGCCCTGATGGACCACGGCGCGGACGCGGTGAAGGTCGGCGTCGGCCCGGGCTCGATCTGCACCACGCGCGTCGTCGCGGGCGTCGGCGTGCCGCAGATCACCGCCGTGGCGATGGTCGCCGAGGCGCTGCAGGACCGCATCCCGCTGATCGCCGACGGCGGCATCCGCTATTCGGGCGACATTGGCAAGGCGCTGGTGGCTGGTGCATCGACCGTGATGGTCGGCGGCCTGTTCGCCGGCACCGAGGAAGCCCCGGGCGAGGTCGAACTCTTCCAGGGCCGCAGCTACAAGAGCTACCGCGGCATGGGCTCGCTGGGCGCGATGGAGCAGGGTTCCAAGGACCGCTATTTCCAGGACGCGAGCGACGCCGACAAGCTCGTGCCCGAAGGCATCGAAGGCCGCGTGCCGTACCGCGGCCCGCTGCGCGGCGTCGTGCACCAGCTTGCCGGCGGCCTGCGCGCGACGATGGGTTACGTGGGCTGCGCGACGATCGAGGACATGCGCAAGAAGCCCAGCTTCGTTCGCATCACCAACGCAGGCGCGCGCGAGAGCCACGTGCACGACGTGCAGATCACGAAGGAACCGCCGAACTATCGGGCTGGCTGA
- the guaA gene encoding glutamine-hydrolyzing GMP synthase: protein MTNIHSDKILILDFGAQYTQLIARRIREIGVYCEIWAWDHDPAEIAAFGAKGIILSGGPESTTEQGAPKAPQEVFDSGLPILGICYGMQTLAAQLGGATEAADAREFGHAEVELVAHDTLLGGLTDHDGEPRIDVWMSHGDHVAKAPPGWTVTAVTDRIPVAAMAREDKRWYGVQFHPEVTHTKQGQTLLRRFVADICGCKTLWTAANIIEDQIERVREKVGSDEVILGLSGGVDSSVVAALLHKAIGTQLTCVFVDTGLLRWNEGDQVMAMFAEHMGVKVVRVNAADRYFKALAGVADPEAKRKIIGNLFIEIFDEESAKLANAKWLAQGTIYPDVIESAGSKTGKAHVIKSHHNVGGLPEDMKLGLVEPLRELFKDEVRRLGVELGLPRAMVYRHPFPGPGLGVRILGEVKREHAELLARADHIFIEELRKADLYDRTSQAFAVFLPVKSVGVVGDARAYEWVIALRAVETIDFMTAHWAHLPYDFLGRVSNRIINELRGVSRVVYDISGKPPATIEWE, encoded by the coding sequence ATGACCAATATCCACAGCGACAAGATCCTCATCCTCGATTTCGGCGCGCAGTACACGCAGCTGATCGCCCGCCGCATCCGCGAGATCGGCGTCTACTGCGAGATCTGGGCCTGGGACCACGATCCGGCCGAGATCGCGGCGTTCGGCGCGAAGGGCATCATCCTGTCGGGTGGCCCGGAGTCGACCACGGAGCAGGGCGCGCCCAAGGCGCCGCAGGAAGTCTTCGACAGCGGCTTGCCGATCCTGGGCATCTGCTACGGCATGCAGACGCTGGCCGCGCAGCTGGGCGGCGCAACCGAAGCCGCCGACGCGCGCGAGTTCGGCCACGCCGAAGTCGAGCTGGTCGCGCACGACACGCTGCTGGGCGGGCTGACCGACCACGACGGCGAACCGCGCATCGATGTGTGGATGAGCCACGGCGACCACGTCGCCAAGGCGCCGCCGGGCTGGACCGTCACCGCCGTCACCGACCGCATTCCCGTCGCCGCGATGGCGCGCGAGGACAAGCGCTGGTACGGCGTGCAGTTCCACCCGGAAGTCACGCACACCAAGCAGGGCCAGACGCTGCTGCGCCGCTTCGTCGCCGACATCTGCGGCTGCAAGACGCTGTGGACCGCGGCCAACATCATCGAAGACCAGATCGAGCGCGTGCGCGAGAAGGTCGGCAGCGACGAGGTGATCCTCGGCCTGTCCGGTGGCGTGGATTCGTCCGTCGTCGCCGCGCTGCTGCACAAGGCCATCGGCACGCAGCTGACGTGCGTATTCGTCGACACCGGCCTGCTGCGCTGGAACGAAGGCGACCAGGTGATGGCGATGTTCGCCGAGCACATGGGCGTGAAGGTCGTGCGCGTGAACGCCGCCGACCGCTATTTCAAGGCGCTCGCCGGCGTCGCGGATCCGGAAGCCAAGCGCAAGATCATCGGCAACCTCTTCATCGAGATCTTCGACGAAGAGTCCGCCAAGCTCGCCAACGCGAAGTGGCTGGCGCAGGGCACGATCTATCCGGACGTCATCGAGTCGGCCGGCAGCAAGACCGGCAAGGCGCACGTCATCAAGAGCCACCACAACGTGGGCGGCCTGCCGGAAGACATGAAGCTCGGCCTCGTCGAACCGCTGCGCGAGTTGTTCAAGGACGAAGTGCGTCGCCTCGGCGTCGAACTCGGCCTGCCGCGCGCGATGGTGTATCGCCATCCGTTCCCGGGCCCGGGTTTGGGCGTTCGCATCCTGGGCGAAGTGAAGCGCGAACACGCCGAATTGCTCGCCCGTGCCGACCACATCTTCATCGAAGAGCTGCGCAAGGCGGATCTGTACGACCGCACCAGCCAGGCGTTCGCCGTGTTCCTGCCGGTGAAGTCGGTGGGCGTGGTGGGCGACGCGCGCGCCTACGAATGGGTGATTGCGCTGCGCGCGGTGGAAACCATCGACTTCATGACCGCGCATTGGGCGCACCTGCCGTACGATTTCCTCGGTCGCGTCTCCAACCGCATCATCAACGAGTTGCGCGGCGTGTCGCGTGTCGTGTATGACATCAGCGGGAAGCCGCCGGCCACGATCGAGTGGGAATGA
- the prpF gene encoding 2-methylaconitate cis-trans isomerase PrpF, with the protein MPHAPQIRIPATYMRGGTSKGVFFRLDDLPDVARVAGPARDALLMRVIGSPDPYGKHTDGMGGATSSTSKCVIISKSSQPGHDVDYLYGQVSIDTAFVDWSGNCGNLSSAVGPFAIANGFINAERIPHDGHVTVRIWQANIGKTIVAHVPVSNGQVQETGDFELDGVTFPAAEIALEFLDPSDDGEDGGAMFPTGNLVDDLEVPGVGTFKATMINAGIPTIFLDAAELGFTGTELQPAINDNPKTLAMFEAIRAHGAVRMGLIADVAQAATRQHTPKVAFVAPPQDYVSSSGKRIAAGDIDLHARALSMGKLHHAMMGTAAVAIGTAASIPGTLVNRAAGGGEREAVRFGHPSGTLRVGAQVRNVDDQWTVTKAIMSRSARVLMEGAVRVPGDSF; encoded by the coding sequence ATGCCCCACGCACCCCAGATCCGCATCCCCGCCACCTACATGCGCGGCGGCACCAGCAAAGGCGTGTTCTTCCGCCTGGACGATTTGCCGGACGTCGCGCGCGTAGCGGGCCCCGCGCGCGATGCCTTGCTGATGCGCGTGATCGGCTCGCCCGACCCCTACGGCAAGCACACCGACGGCATGGGCGGCGCGACGTCGAGCACTAGCAAGTGCGTGATCATCTCCAAATCGTCCCAGCCCGGACATGACGTCGACTACCTCTACGGCCAGGTGTCCATCGACACCGCGTTCGTCGACTGGAGCGGCAACTGCGGCAACTTGTCCTCGGCAGTGGGTCCGTTCGCGATCGCCAACGGATTCATCAACGCCGAACGCATTCCGCACGACGGCCACGTCACCGTGCGCATCTGGCAGGCGAACATCGGCAAGACCATCGTCGCGCATGTGCCCGTGAGCAACGGGCAAGTGCAGGAAACCGGCGATTTCGAGCTGGACGGCGTGACCTTCCCGGCGGCGGAGATCGCGCTGGAATTCCTCGATCCGTCCGACGACGGCGAGGACGGTGGCGCGATGTTCCCCACCGGCAACCTCGTCGACGATCTCGAGGTGCCCGGCGTGGGCACGTTCAAGGCGACGATGATCAACGCCGGCATCCCGACGATCTTTCTCGACGCCGCGGAGCTGGGCTTCACCGGTACCGAATTGCAACCGGCCATCAACGACAACCCGAAGACGCTCGCGATGTTCGAAGCCATCCGCGCGCACGGCGCGGTGCGCATGGGCCTCATCGCCGACGTCGCGCAGGCCGCAACGCGACAGCACACGCCGAAGGTCGCCTTCGTCGCGCCGCCGCAGGATTACGTGTCGTCCAGCGGCAAGCGCATCGCGGCCGGCGACATCGACCTGCACGCTCGCGCGTTGTCGATGGGCAAGCTGCACCACGCGATGATGGGCACGGCCGCGGTTGCCATCGGCACTGCGGCGTCGATCCCGGGCACGCTGGTGAATCGCGCGGCCGGTGGCGGCGAACGCGAGGCGGTGCGCTTCGGCCATCCGTCGGGCACGCTGCGCGTGGGCGCGCAGGTGCGCAATGTCGACGACCAATGGACCGTGACGAAGGCGATCATGAGCCGCAGCGCACGCGTGCTGATGGAAGGCGCGGTGCGCGTGCCGGGCGATTCGTTCTGA
- a CDS encoding SRPBCC family protein yields the protein MPGTVTLHRVIRAPADRIYRAFLDPDAMVKWLPPHGFTGKVHSMDARVGGGYKMSFTNFGTGGSHSFGGTYLELEPGKKLRYNDQFDNPDLPGAMEVEVTLTSGMVGTELNVVQKGIPDAIPVEFCYLGWQESLEMLAKLVEPEIPDGA from the coding sequence ATGCCTGGAACCGTCACCCTGCACCGCGTCATCCGCGCGCCCGCCGACCGCATCTACCGCGCCTTCCTCGATCCGGATGCGATGGTGAAGTGGCTGCCGCCGCACGGTTTCACCGGCAAGGTGCATTCGATGGACGCGCGCGTGGGCGGTGGCTACAAGATGTCGTTCACCAACTTCGGCACCGGTGGAAGCCATTCCTTCGGCGGCACGTACCTGGAACTCGAACCCGGCAAGAAGCTGCGCTACAACGATCAGTTCGACAATCCCGATCTGCCGGGCGCGATGGAAGTCGAAGTCACGCTGACGTCCGGCATGGTCGGCACCGAACTCAACGTCGTGCAGAAGGGCATTCCCGATGCGATCCCGGTGGAGTTTTGCTACCTGGGCTGGCAGGAGTCGCTGGAGATGCTGGCCAAGCTGGTGGAGCCGGAGATTCCGGACGGCGCGTGA
- the acnD gene encoding Fe/S-dependent 2-methylisocitrate dehydratase AcnD translates to MNTQHRKPLPGTSLDYFDARAAVEAIQPGAYDALPYTSRVLAENLVRRCDPATLVDSLKQLIERRRDLDFPWFPARVVCHDILGQTALVDLAGLRDAIADQGGDPAKVNPVVPVQLIVDHSLAVECGGFDPDAFAKNRAIEDRRNEDRFHFIDWTKLAFENVDVIPPGNGIMHQINLEKMSPVIQAQNGVAYPDTCVGTDSHTPHVDALGVIAIGVGGLEAENVMLGRASWMRLPDIIGVELTGKRQPGITATDIVLALTEFLRKEKVVGAYLEFHGEGASSLKLGDRATISNMAPEYGATAAMFFIDEQTLDYLRLTGREDAQVKLVETYAKTAGLWADALKNAQYERTLTFDLSSVVRNMAGPSNPHKRLPTSDLAERGIAVNLDAAKAQEAEGLMPDGAVIIAAITSCTNTSNPRNVIAAALLARNANAHGLTRKPWVKSSLAPGSKAVQLYLEEAKLLPELEKLGFGIVAFACTTCNGMSGALDPAIQQEIIDRDLYATAVLSGNRNFDGRIHPYAKQAFLASPPLVVAYAIAGTVRFDIERDVLGIDADGKPVTLKDIWPSDEEIDAIVSQSVKPEQFRKVYGPMFNVRVEQGERVSPLYDWRPQSTYIRRPPYWEGALAGERTLRGLRPLAVLGDNITTDHLSPSNAILRSSAAGEYLAKMGLPEEDFNSYATHRGDHLTAQRATFANPTLVNEMAVVDGAVKKGSLARIEPEGEVVRMWEAIETYMDRKQPLIIIAGADYGQGSSRDWAAKGVRLAGVEAIVAEGFERIHRTNLIGMGVLPLEFKPGTNRLTLGIDGTEAFDVVGTRKPRADLTLVIHRRNGERVEVPVTCRLDSDEEVSIYEAGGVLQRFAQDFLESSRAA, encoded by the coding sequence ATGAACACCCAACACCGCAAGCCGCTCCCGGGCACTTCTCTGGATTATTTCGACGCGCGCGCAGCGGTCGAGGCGATCCAGCCCGGCGCCTACGACGCCCTGCCCTACACCTCGCGCGTGCTCGCGGAAAACCTCGTGCGACGCTGCGATCCGGCCACGCTGGTGGATTCGCTGAAGCAGCTGATCGAACGCCGCCGCGACCTCGACTTCCCGTGGTTCCCCGCGCGCGTGGTCTGCCACGACATCCTCGGCCAGACCGCGCTGGTCGACCTGGCCGGCCTGCGCGACGCGATCGCCGATCAAGGCGGCGATCCGGCCAAGGTCAACCCGGTCGTGCCGGTGCAACTGATCGTCGATCACTCGCTGGCCGTGGAATGCGGCGGCTTCGATCCCGATGCGTTCGCGAAGAACCGCGCCATCGAAGATCGCCGCAACGAAGACCGTTTCCACTTCATTGACTGGACCAAACTGGCGTTCGAGAACGTCGACGTGATCCCGCCGGGCAACGGGATCATGCACCAGATCAATCTGGAGAAGATGTCCCCGGTGATCCAGGCGCAGAACGGCGTCGCGTATCCCGACACCTGTGTGGGCACCGACAGCCACACGCCGCACGTCGACGCGCTGGGCGTGATCGCCATCGGCGTCGGCGGCCTGGAAGCGGAGAACGTGATGCTCGGCCGCGCCTCGTGGATGCGCCTGCCGGACATCATTGGCGTCGAACTCACCGGCAAGCGTCAGCCGGGCATCACCGCCACCGACATCGTGCTGGCGCTGACCGAATTCCTGCGCAAGGAGAAGGTCGTCGGCGCGTACCTGGAGTTCCACGGCGAAGGCGCCTCCAGCCTTAAGCTGGGCGACCGCGCGACGATCTCGAACATGGCGCCCGAGTACGGCGCGACGGCGGCGATGTTCTTCATCGACGAGCAGACGCTGGACTACCTGCGCCTCACCGGACGCGAAGACGCGCAGGTGAAGCTGGTGGAAACCTACGCGAAGACCGCCGGCCTGTGGGCCGATGCGCTGAAGAACGCGCAGTACGAGCGCACGCTCACGTTCGATCTGTCGAGCGTGGTGCGCAACATGGCCGGCCCGTCGAACCCGCACAAGCGTTTGCCGACCTCCGACCTCGCAGAGCGCGGCATCGCCGTAAACCTGGACGCGGCGAAGGCGCAGGAAGCCGAAGGCCTGATGCCCGATGGCGCGGTGATCATCGCCGCCATCACCAGCTGCACCAACACCAGCAACCCACGCAACGTCATCGCCGCCGCACTGCTGGCGCGCAACGCCAACGCGCACGGTCTCACGCGCAAGCCGTGGGTGAAGTCTTCGCTGGCGCCGGGCTCCAAGGCCGTGCAGCTGTACCTGGAAGAAGCGAAGCTGCTGCCAGAGCTGGAGAAGCTCGGCTTCGGCATCGTCGCGTTCGCCTGCACGACGTGCAACGGCATGTCGGGCGCTCTGGATCCGGCGATCCAGCAGGAAATCATCGACCGCGATCTGTATGCGACGGCGGTGTTGTCGGGCAATCGCAATTTCGACGGACGCATCCATCCTTACGCGAAGCAGGCTTTCCTCGCCTCGCCGCCGCTGGTGGTGGCCTACGCCATTGCCGGCACCGTGCGATTCGACATCGAGCGCGATGTGCTCGGCATCGACGCCGACGGCAAGCCCGTCACGCTGAAGGACATCTGGCCGAGCGATGAGGAAATCGACGCTATCGTTTCCCAGAGCGTGAAGCCCGAGCAGTTCCGCAAGGTCTACGGGCCGATGTTCAATGTGCGCGTCGAACAAGGCGAGCGCGTGAGCCCGCTGTACGACTGGCGCCCGCAGAGCACCTACATCCGCCGTCCGCCGTACTGGGAAGGCGCGCTGGCCGGCGAGCGCACGCTGCGCGGCCTGCGTCCGCTGGCGGTGCTGGGCGACAACATCACCACCGACCATCTGTCGCCGTCCAACGCCATCCTGCGCAGCAGCGCGGCCGGCGAATACCTGGCGAAGATGGGCCTGCCGGAAGAAGACTTCAATTCCTACGCCACGCACCGCGGCGACCACCTCACCGCGCAGCGCGCCACCTTCGCCAACCCGACGCTCGTCAACGAGATGGCGGTGGTCGACGGCGCGGTAAAGAAGGGATCGCTGGCGCGCATCGAGCCGGAAGGCGAAGTGGTGCGCATGTGGGAAGCGATCGAAACCTACATGGACCGCAAGCAGCCGCTGATCATCATCGCCGGCGCCGATTACGGCCAGGGTTCCTCGCGCGACTGGGCCGCGAAGGGCGTGCGTCTGGCGGGCGTGGAGGCCATCGTCGCCGAAGGTTTCGAACGCATCCACCGCACCAACCTGATCGGCATGGGCGTGCTGCCGCTGGAGTTCAAGCCGGGCACGAACCGCCTGACGCTGGGCATCGACGGCACGGAGGCCTTCGACGTCGTCGGCACGCGCAAGCCGCGCGCGGACCTCACGCTCGTCATCCACCGCAGGAATGGCGAGCGCGTCGAAGTGCCCGTCACCTGCCGTCTCGACAGCGACGAGGAAGTGTCGATCTACGAAGCCGGCGGCGTGCTGCAGCGCTTCGCGCAGGATTTCCTGGAGTCCTCCCGCGCGGCGTGA
- the tadA gene encoding tRNA adenosine(34) deaminase TadA, giving the protein MVQETPDMAPISDDDVRWMRHALALAERAEREDDEIPVGAVLVSAGGDVLGEGWNRNITLRDPTAHAEIVAMREAGQRLGNHRLLGSTLYVTLEPCAMCAMAMVHARIARVVYGARDPKTGAAGSVFDLLADPRHNHRVRVDGGVLGEEAGARLTAYFRRKRGKVDVPPAG; this is encoded by the coding sequence ATGGTTCAGGAAACTCCCGACATGGCCCCGATCAGCGACGACGACGTGCGCTGGATGCGCCACGCGCTCGCGCTGGCCGAGCGCGCCGAGCGTGAGGACGACGAGATCCCGGTGGGCGCCGTGCTGGTCTCGGCCGGCGGTGACGTGCTCGGCGAGGGCTGGAACCGCAATATCACCCTGCGCGATCCCACGGCCCACGCCGAGATCGTGGCGATGCGCGAGGCCGGCCAGCGCCTGGGCAACCACCGCCTGCTGGGTTCGACGCTGTACGTGACGCTGGAGCCGTGCGCGATGTGCGCGATGGCGATGGTGCACGCCCGCATCGCCCGCGTGGTCTACGGCGCGCGCGATCCCAAGACGGGCGCCGCCGGCAGCGTGTTCGACCTGCTCGCCGATCCGCGCCACAACCATCGTGTGCGCGTCGACGGCGGCGTGCTGGGCGAGGAGGCGGGGGCGCGATTGACGGCGTACTTCCGGCGCAAGCGGGGCAAGGTGGACGTTCCGCCGGCCGGCTAG
- a CDS encoding DUF2721 domain-containing protein, whose product MPSPVPIDPSHYAVVSAMITPAFFLTAASSLLISSNNRLARVVDRMRSDIEVLRGLPQGPARVEQEARIAIHRRRSYLVLASVRMLYAAISAFVGTSLGIAVDAFFGYRLDLLPTGLAVIGVLLMFGASVCLGHEAKLGLRMLDRELNEQLAKDRLDVRGE is encoded by the coding sequence ATGCCCTCGCCCGTTCCGATCGACCCTTCGCATTACGCCGTCGTCTCGGCCATGATCACTCCGGCCTTCTTCCTGACGGCCGCCAGTTCGTTGCTGATCTCGTCGAACAACCGCCTGGCGCGCGTGGTGGACCGGATGCGTTCGGACATCGAAGTGCTGCGTGGCCTGCCGCAAGGGCCGGCGCGGGTCGAACAGGAAGCGCGCATCGCGATCCACCGCCGCCGTTCGTACCTCGTGCTGGCCTCCGTGCGCATGCTCTACGCGGCGATCAGCGCCTTCGTCGGCACCAGCCTGGGCATCGCCGTGGATGCGTTCTTCGGCTACCGGCTCGATCTGCTGCCGACCGGACTGGCGGTGATCGGCGTGCTGTTGATGTTCGGCGCGTCGGTCTGCCTCGGGCACGAGGCGAAGCTCGGCCTGCGCATGCTGGACCGCGAGCTCAACGAACAGCTGGCGAAGGACAGGCTGGACGTGCGCGGGGAGTAA